A single genomic interval of Mucilaginibacter boryungensis harbors:
- a CDS encoding class I SAM-dependent methyltransferase: MADYQDYGYNNAEASHAFAYLHTPLLSLLDKNKNTCLLDVGCGNGHLVNYLLSLGYNAYGTDASEKGIAIARQTNAERFFVQDLSSDELPAQLQGLHIDTITAVEVIEHLYNPEAFVNFCKNNLAPGGELIISTPYHGYWKNLMLALFNKWDSHANPLWLGGHIKLWSAATLSRLLTDAGFKVIAFKGCGRIPYFWKSMIIKAQLV; the protein is encoded by the coding sequence ATGGCTGATTACCAGGATTATGGATATAACAATGCCGAAGCAAGCCATGCTTTTGCTTATCTGCATACGCCTTTACTATCATTGCTGGATAAAAATAAAAACACCTGCCTATTAGATGTTGGTTGTGGTAACGGGCATTTAGTAAACTATCTTTTATCATTAGGGTACAATGCCTATGGCACCGACGCATCTGAAAAGGGTATAGCCATAGCGCGACAAACAAATGCTGAAAGGTTTTTTGTGCAGGACCTGTCATCCGATGAATTACCGGCGCAGTTACAGGGGTTACATATCGATACTATTACCGCTGTTGAAGTTATAGAGCACTTATACAATCCCGAAGCGTTTGTTAATTTTTGTAAAAATAATTTAGCGCCTGGCGGCGAGCTTATCATCTCTACCCCCTATCACGGTTATTGGAAAAATTTAATGCTGGCTTTATTTAATAAGTGGGACAGCCATGCCAACCCTTTATGGCTGGGTGGGCATATCAAACTATGGTCGGCAGCTACGCTGAGCCGCCTTTTAACTGATGCCGGATTTAAGGTAATTGCATTTAAAGGCTGTGGGCGTATCCCTTATTTTTGGAAATCGATGATCATAAAAGCGCAGCTGGTTTGA
- a CDS encoding exosortase Y-associated Wzy-like protein, whose product MHKQISYERLLVLYIPWALASLLSSDAVLSYFIAWLGSFLIFWATLTGWVKPLPTDLRFGEQLMRPLILVQIIFAGYMCCTSIFYLMDTLGYTYFEKPSSYFLLDENRLFAVAQCQRYYLLAHTAFVSGILVFMKYPEKQKFMYDNSRIISLLFYMAIITFPLYLLFNKLPGLSQFSNQFSSLSFIAVTLALAFAIPEKKVLNTLICLFLYFSNFYSALISGFKEPIIISVLVLGIFLYPNYKKVVLLTFIPLLFVLFLLLPTYARIFRENAWEGITSEDEAAQLALNSALGNDPDSELDSTNWGFMVYRLSEIDMFIKFVQSTPEKVDYYGFDLVKQSAIVIVPRIFWPSKPSTEELVMERVYDAGVIYRGSRVSAKPAYVVDAYLSGGQLGIFIALFIYGAIAQLISQKAEQLFGGYLLGTALIFSGLFQIFWRGLSFEFIANTVFWSFVTMLIIHYILKTKNIIQKA is encoded by the coding sequence ATGCATAAACAAATATCGTACGAACGGCTGTTAGTGCTTTACATCCCCTGGGCGCTGGCTTCATTGCTTAGTAGTGATGCTGTACTTTCCTATTTCATTGCATGGCTGGGCTCATTTTTAATTTTTTGGGCTACGCTTACCGGCTGGGTAAAACCCCTCCCCACCGATCTTAGATTTGGGGAACAATTAATGCGGCCGCTTATACTGGTGCAGATAATTTTTGCCGGTTATATGTGTTGCACCTCCATATTTTATTTAATGGATACACTCGGCTACACTTATTTTGAAAAACCAAGCTCTTATTTTTTGCTTGACGAAAACCGGTTGTTCGCAGTAGCCCAATGTCAGCGGTATTATTTACTTGCCCACACTGCCTTTGTTTCGGGGATACTGGTATTTATGAAATACCCTGAAAAGCAAAAATTTATGTATGATAACAGCCGCATTATCAGCCTGTTGTTTTATATGGCGATAATTACCTTTCCCTTATACTTGTTATTTAACAAACTGCCGGGCTTATCGCAATTTTCCAACCAGTTCAGTTCGTTAAGCTTTATAGCGGTTACACTTGCCCTGGCATTCGCCATACCCGAAAAAAAGGTGTTGAATACGCTTATTTGCCTTTTTTTATACTTCTCAAACTTTTACAGTGCTTTAATATCCGGTTTTAAAGAACCTATCATTATCAGTGTTCTGGTATTGGGTATATTCTTATACCCAAACTACAAAAAAGTAGTATTGCTAACCTTTATCCCGTTGCTTTTTGTATTGTTTTTATTATTGCCTACTTATGCCCGTATTTTCCGGGAAAATGCCTGGGAAGGCATAACTTCCGAAGATGAAGCCGCGCAATTGGCCTTAAATTCAGCCTTGGGTAATGATCCTGATTCGGAATTGGATAGCACCAATTGGGGGTTTATGGTGTATCGTTTAAGCGAAATAGATATGTTCATTAAATTTGTGCAATCTACCCCCGAAAAGGTTGATTACTATGGCTTTGACCTTGTAAAGCAATCAGCAATTGTTATCGTCCCCCGCATTTTTTGGCCATCCAAACCCAGCACTGAGGAATTAGTAATGGAACGGGTATACGATGCCGGGGTAATTTACCGTGGGTCCAGGGTTTCTGCCAAGCCCGCTTATGTGGTAGATGCTTATTTATCCGGAGGGCAGCTTGGCATATTTATAGCCCTGTTTATTTATGGGGCCATAGCGCAATTAATTTCTCAAAAAGCCGAGCAGTTATTTGGGGGGTATTTATTGGGTACTGCGCTTATTTTTTCTGGCTTATTCCAAATATTTTGGCGCGGGCTTAGCTTTGAATTTATTGCGAATACCGTGTTCTGGAGTTTTGTTACTATGCTTATTATCCATTACATATTGAAAACTAAAAATATCATCCAAAAAGCTTGA
- a CDS encoding XrtY-associated glycosyltransferase XYAG1, with amino-acid sequence MKILQVNASYKPAYIYGGPTMSVSKLSEVLGRMGNSVRVFTTTANGQTELPVHTRETVLVDGVQVNYFPRITKDHSHFSPGLLRAVWKQVKQFDVVHIHAWWNLVSVLTCLIAVIRKVPVVLSPRGTLSSYSFHNKNALVKRCIHSLLGKPLLNKCFVHVTSTHEAEAIAQLIRPRQIINIPNFIELGNTAYWDDSRNDDVLKLLFFSRIEEKKGLDILIRSLTNISVPYHLTIAGNGEADYIETLKQLGIQNGVSANMSWIGFQGENKFNIMAQADVLVLPSYDENFGNVVIESLSVGTAVLVSEHVGLAAYVAENNFGWICKTEPDSIAQTINRIDKGTLKAIRQRARQKILQDFNEAELAKQYISMYQQITHHG; translated from the coding sequence TTGAAGATATTACAAGTTAATGCTTCCTATAAACCAGCTTATATTTATGGCGGCCCAACCATGTCGGTTTCTAAATTAAGTGAAGTATTGGGAAGGATGGGCAATAGCGTCAGGGTTTTCACAACTACGGCAAATGGCCAAACTGAATTACCTGTACATACACGCGAAACAGTATTGGTTGATGGCGTACAGGTAAATTACTTTCCGCGTATCACAAAAGATCACAGTCATTTTTCGCCGGGCCTGTTACGGGCGGTGTGGAAGCAGGTAAAACAGTTTGATGTAGTGCATATTCACGCGTGGTGGAATTTGGTGTCAGTACTAACCTGCCTGATAGCGGTGATACGCAAAGTACCGGTGGTTTTATCTCCCAGGGGTACCTTAAGCAGCTATTCATTTCACAATAAAAACGCTCTTGTTAAACGATGCATCCATAGTTTATTGGGCAAACCTTTATTAAACAAATGCTTTGTACATGTTACCTCAACGCACGAAGCAGAAGCAATTGCTCAATTAATCAGGCCCAGGCAAATTATTAATATTCCTAATTTTATTGAGCTGGGGAACACTGCCTATTGGGACGATAGCCGGAACGACGATGTGCTAAAACTTTTATTCTTTTCGCGGATAGAAGAGAAAAAAGGGCTGGATATACTGATCAGGTCGCTCACCAACATATCAGTACCCTATCACCTTACTATAGCCGGTAATGGCGAAGCGGATTATATTGAAACGCTGAAACAACTTGGTATTCAAAATGGCGTGTCGGCAAATATGAGCTGGATAGGTTTTCAGGGCGAAAACAAATTTAATATTATGGCACAAGCCGATGTGTTAGTATTACCTTCGTACGATGAAAACTTTGGCAATGTGGTGATTGAAAGCCTTAGCGTGGGCACCGCAGTATTAGTTAGCGAACATGTAGGACTGGCTGCTTATGTTGCGGAAAATAATTTTGGCTGGATATGCAAAACTGAACCGGATTCCATTGCGCAGACGATAAATCGTATCGATAAAGGCACCCTTAAAGCAATTAGGCAACGCGCGCGCCAGAAAATCCTACAGGATTTCAATGAAGCTGAATTAGCAAAGCAATATATTAGTATGTACCAGCAAATTACACATCATGGCTGA
- a CDS encoding class I SAM-dependent methyltransferase — MRYVQYGCGFTAPDGWINYDASPTLKFERMPLLGKLYTRNNQRFPASVKYGDIVVGLPEKPDSCDGIYCSHVLEHLSYNDFIKALKNTYTLLKPGGIFRGVVPDLKAAVTDYMQAQDTSPSPASDLMNNTMLGVVDRNRGLGGLFKNLYGNSKHLWMWDYRSLQHELQQAGFKNIRPCVFGDCADPNFSLVEEESRFYKAAAFECTK; from the coding sequence ATGAGATATGTACAATATGGTTGCGGCTTTACTGCGCCGGACGGCTGGATAAACTACGATGCATCGCCAACATTAAAGTTTGAGCGCATGCCATTATTAGGTAAGTTATACACCCGAAATAATCAACGTTTTCCCGCCAGTGTTAAATATGGCGATATTGTAGTCGGCCTGCCCGAAAAGCCCGATAGTTGCGATGGTATTTATTGTTCGCACGTATTGGAACATTTAAGTTATAACGATTTTATAAAAGCCTTAAAAAACACCTATACCCTTTTAAAACCCGGTGGTATATTCCGTGGTGTGGTGCCCGATCTGAAAGCTGCGGTTACAGATTACATGCAAGCGCAGGACACCTCGCCATCGCCCGCCAGCGACCTGATGAACAATACCATGCTGGGTGTAGTTGACCGTAACCGGGGCCTGGGTGGTTTATTTAAAAACCTGTACGGTAACTCAAAGCATCTGTGGATGTGGGATTACCGGTCATTACAACATGAATTGCAACAGGCCGGGTTCAAAAACATCAGGCCCTGTGTTTTCGGCGATTGTGCCGACCCAAATTTTTCATTGGTTGAAGAAGAAAGCCGCTTTTATAAAGCAGCAGCTTTTGAATGTACAAAATGA
- a CDS encoding glycosyltransferase family 2 protein: MNTEFSFIILTFNEEMHLPRLLQSITELQAPVFVLDSGSTDRTVELAESYGAIVQQHAFENHPKQWHHALKTFAITTPWVICLDADQMVTPELKQKLMSFRSSEVSGYDGIYFNRKFIFKDRWVKHGGYFPFYLLKMFKYGVGYSDLQENMDHRFVVPGKTLIWKDGHIIEENYKENDISFWIAKHNRYSDLLAQEEVERMKNLRTQSVQPKFNGSPDERTAWLKRLWWQTPRYIRPFLYFTHRFIFKFGFLDGRTGRMFHFMQGFWFRMVVDIKIGELLNKENNNAGSKK; the protein is encoded by the coding sequence TTGAACACGGAATTCTCCTTCATTATTTTAACTTTTAACGAAGAAATGCACCTTCCTCGGTTGCTGCAGTCAATTACTGAATTGCAGGCGCCTGTATTTGTGCTGGATTCAGGCAGCACCGACCGTACTGTTGAACTTGCCGAAAGCTATGGTGCAATAGTGCAGCAACATGCTTTTGAAAACCATCCTAAACAATGGCACCATGCTTTAAAAACATTTGCCATCACAACGCCATGGGTAATATGCCTTGATGCCGACCAAATGGTTACCCCCGAGCTTAAACAAAAATTAATGTCCTTTAGGTCATCGGAAGTTTCGGGATACGATGGGATCTATTTTAACCGGAAGTTTATTTTTAAGGATAGGTGGGTAAAGCACGGTGGTTATTTTCCATTCTACCTATTAAAAATGTTTAAATACGGGGTTGGTTATTCCGATCTGCAGGAAAATATGGACCACCGTTTTGTGGTACCCGGCAAAACTTTAATATGGAAAGACGGACACATTATTGAAGAGAACTACAAAGAGAACGATATTAGTTTTTGGATAGCCAAACACAACCGTTATAGCGACTTGCTGGCACAGGAAGAAGTAGAGCGCATGAAAAACCTGCGCACCCAAAGTGTACAGCCTAAATTCAACGGTTCGCCCGATGAGCGCACGGCCTGGTTAAAAAGGTTATGGTGGCAAACACCCAGGTACATAAGGCCATTTTTATATTTTACTCACCGGTTTATTTTTAAGTTTGGCTTTTTAGATGGCCGGACTGGCCGGATGTTTCACTTTATGCAGGGCTTTTGGTTTAGGATGGTGGTCGACATTAAAATTGGTGAACTTTTAAATAAGGAAAATAATAATGCCGGCTCAAAAAAATAA
- a CDS encoding glycosyltransferase family 4 protein, which yields MKRLAIVTTHPIQYYAPVFKLLNHRGIISIKIFYTWGDSAINKHDPGFNRQIEWDIPLLDGYDYEWVKNTSAQPGSHHFNGIVNPELIQQINLYKADAVLVFGWAYHSHLKVLRYFKNKVPVYFRGDSTLLDQQTGIRSVLKSLFLKWVYRHIDHAFYVGTNNRAYFKKYGLGDEQLSFAPHAVDNDRFAINHDTEAAALRKSLNIPADAVLILFAGKLEDKKAPELLLNAFIRLNTPDTHLLFAGNGPLEIVLKQKAGSNPNIHFTDFKNQSQMPVLYQACDIFCLPSKGPDETWGLAVNEAMACSKAVIISDKCGCAIDLVTENNGIIFKSENIDEITLGLKKMITNGNLLTEMGKTSGLKIKDWDFEHIAAAIETKLINEKS from the coding sequence ATGAAGCGACTGGCTATCGTTACAACCCATCCCATACAATATTATGCCCCGGTGTTTAAGCTGTTAAACCATCGCGGCATTATCAGTATAAAAATTTTTTATACCTGGGGTGATAGCGCTATAAACAAACACGATCCCGGTTTTAACCGGCAAATTGAATGGGATATACCTTTGTTGGATGGGTATGATTATGAATGGGTAAAGAACACATCTGCACAACCCGGCTCTCACCATTTTAACGGGATAGTGAACCCCGAACTGATCCAGCAGATCAACTTATACAAAGCCGATGCCGTGTTAGTATTTGGCTGGGCTTATCATAGCCACTTAAAAGTGCTGCGTTATTTTAAAAACAAAGTACCGGTATATTTCAGGGGAGATTCAACGCTGTTAGATCAGCAAACGGGCATCCGTTCCGTATTAAAAAGCCTCTTTTTAAAGTGGGTATACCGGCATATCGATCATGCTTTTTATGTGGGCACAAATAACAGGGCATACTTTAAAAAATATGGTTTAGGGGATGAACAGCTAAGCTTTGCCCCGCACGCGGTTGATAACGACAGGTTTGCCATAAACCATGATACCGAAGCAGCAGCATTACGTAAAAGTTTAAACATACCGGCTGATGCCGTATTGATATTATTTGCAGGTAAACTGGAGGACAAAAAAGCACCTGAATTATTGTTAAATGCTTTTATAAGATTGAATACGCCAGACACACATTTACTGTTTGCAGGTAACGGCCCACTGGAAATAGTATTAAAGCAAAAAGCAGGATCAAACCCTAATATTCACTTTACCGATTTTAAAAATCAAAGCCAAATGCCGGTACTATACCAGGCTTGCGATATTTTTTGCCTGCCATCAAAAGGCCCTGATGAAACCTGGGGGCTGGCAGTTAACGAGGCTATGGCATGCAGCAAGGCGGTCATCATATCAGATAAATGCGGTTGCGCAATTGATTTGGTAACAGAAAACAATGGCATCATTTTCAAAAGTGAAAATATTGACGAAATAACCTTAGGTTTAAAAAAAATGATAACTAACGGTAATTTGCTGACTGAAATGGGCAAAACATCGGGCTTGAAGATAAAAGACTGGGATTTTGAGCATATTGCTGCTGCAATTGAAACTAAACTGATAAATGAAAAGAGCTGA
- a CDS encoding FkbM family methyltransferase produces MKRADRIKLDFTRNWRLPGKERLANLLKTSADLKVSLQNGIVWLTDEDIAIHTTADNYIEYAILSTGTYEAEIGKLIRTCLKPGYVALDIGANIGLQSIRMSQCCGDEGIVLAFEPLNYLQEKFRKNIALNNCTNVKLLPFALSDNETVIDITINENNWNQGTFSLNHTTGGDKKQQLTVKIGDKVEEIEKLAKLHLVKIDVEGFEFHVLRGLKATLQKHRPRLIFEYDSNYWSATHQQITACYDFLIELGYTVYQITQVGCELIKGAAYITNGNLFCLPVNNA; encoded by the coding sequence ATGAAAAGAGCTGATCGTATAAAACTGGACTTTACCCGTAACTGGCGGCTGCCCGGTAAAGAAAGGTTGGCTAACCTGCTAAAAACATCGGCAGATTTAAAAGTATCGCTGCAAAACGGGATAGTGTGGTTAACCGATGAAGATATTGCCATACACACCACTGCCGATAATTATATTGAATACGCCATATTAAGCACAGGTACTTACGAAGCGGAAATAGGCAAACTGATACGTACATGTTTAAAACCAGGATATGTGGCGCTGGATATTGGGGCTAATATTGGCTTGCAAAGCATCCGGATGTCGCAATGCTGCGGTGATGAAGGCATCGTACTTGCTTTTGAACCGTTGAACTATCTTCAGGAAAAATTCAGGAAAAATATCGCGTTAAACAATTGTACCAATGTTAAACTGCTCCCATTCGCGTTGTCGGATAATGAAACTGTTATCGATATAACAATTAATGAGAATAATTGGAATCAGGGCACCTTTAGTCTTAACCATACCACTGGTGGTGATAAAAAGCAGCAATTAACCGTAAAAATTGGGGATAAGGTTGAAGAAATTGAAAAGTTAGCTAAACTACACCTGGTAAAAATTGATGTTGAGGGATTTGAATTTCATGTTTTACGCGGCCTTAAAGCAACACTGCAAAAACACAGGCCACGTTTAATATTTGAATATGATAGTAATTACTGGTCGGCAACTCATCAGCAAATTACTGCCTGTTATGATTTTTTAATTGAACTTGGCTATACAGTATATCAAATAACGCAGGTAGGTTGCGAATTAATAAAAGGCGCTGCGTATATAACCAATGGTAACCTGTTTTGCTTGCCAGTAAATAATGCATAA